A genomic stretch from Schistosoma haematobium chromosome 2, whole genome shotgun sequence includes:
- the USP30_1 gene encoding Ubiquitin carboxyl-terminal hydrolase 30, variant 2 (EggNog:ENOG410XQQ0~COG:O~MEROPS:MER0014649), which translates to MKSTGFTAKQVCDSLVVVIGGAVVSGAIFLLYRRENKKVYCQNASDLPVGLPNPRNVCYFNALMQAMAANPSLVRLLKRSVHIRPDKFMYRLLCLLKGLQCSSQYIAENNLGGLLKKNHEALINDIVNTQNWAIHEQQDAHELFGFIMERACSQDNGFSSKTYARKISNLFNFNLPHHRRIVVCRSHCSAIESVKFRAILCDAFPTHVFEQILVSSRVTCNYCNYHSKVVIQPEACLTIFLRSPSIVKTNVKGLQQSYVKTSTEVIDLIECLDAQLATVEPIPDMKCPRCQKSSTSKSCSLNYCQREQWITHTPKYLVLYIQRSDWLNIASLSTESNNIRQFGGNHFSTTRIATKRSEHVHIPESLNMAPYLLPCRILKTEALSQPVNPYHDKPSGGLLSNTSELLGRDRPKPYILRSVIVHEGAFHQCGHYITYRKWHTPVLHVQQKSCWLVNILSSLYEYVSNYFKGISNTPDAHNSPWILTSDAHVIRVPFKHVESSPAYLLFYERLRGYDDQQFGIKSAIIANGTNHRTQHSTPALSPIEDTDTSHSEIYSEDESDSDASIDEQCVFRNSSIADIIRSYALYTSASQMYDKSCDVFYFHSIFFSTYFTVKWRSF; encoded by the exons ATGAAATCTACTGGTTTTACAG CCAAACAAGTTTGTGATTCGCTAGTGGTGGTTATTGGAGGTGCTGTAGTCTCTGGTGCTATATTCTTGTTATATCGACGAGAAAACAAGAAAGTATATTGCC AAAACGCCTCGGATTTGCCAGTTGGGCTTCCAAATCCTAGAAATGTATGCTATTTCAATGCATTGATGCAAGCAATGGCAGCGAATCCAAGTCTTGTTCGTCTCCTAAAACGCAGTGTCCACATTAGGCCGGACAAATTCATGTATAGATTATTGTGTTTATTGAAGG GTCTGCAATGTTCTTCTCAGTATATTGCAGAGAATAACTTGGGTGGTTTACTAAAGAAGAATCATGAAGCGTTAATTAATGACATAGTGAATACACAAAATTGGGCTATTCATGAACAGCAG GATGCTCATGAATTATTTGGTTTTATCATGGAACGTGCTTGTAGTCAAGATAATGGTTTTTCCAGCAAAACATATGCTAGAAAAATAAGTAATCTGTTCAATTTTAATCTTCCTCACCACAGACGA ataGTTGTCTGTCGATCTCATTGTTCTGCTATTGAAAGTGTAAAGTTTCGTGCAATTTTATGCGATGCATTTCCTACTCATGTGTTTGAACAAATTCTGGTGAGTAGCCGAGTAACATGTAATTATTGCAACTATCATAGTAAAGTGGTCATTCAACCGGAAGCTTGTTTAACCATATTTTTAA GGAGTCCCAGCATTGTAAAGACAAATGTGAAAGGATTACAACAGTCATATGTCAAAACGTCTACAGAAGTGATAGATCTTATTGAATGTCTTGATGCTCAGTTGGCAACTGTCGAACCTATACCTGATATGAAGTGCCCTAGATGTCAGAAATCTTCGACATCAAAATCCTGTTCATTAAATTATTGTCAACGCGAACAATGGATAACACACACTCCTAAATACCTAGTTTTGTATATACAAAGAAGTGATTGGTTAAACATAGCTAGCTTATCCACTGAATCGAATAATATTCGTCAGTTTGGTGGAAATCATTTTTCAACTACCAGGATTGCTACAAAGCGTTCTGAACATGTACATATTCCGGAGTCTTTAAATATGGCGCCTTATTTGTTACCGTGTAGGATTTTAAAGACTGAGGCTTTATCTCAGCCTGTAAATCCATATCATGACAAACCCTCTGGAGGTTTACTTTCCAATACTTCAGAATTATTAGGAAGGGA TCGTCCAAAACCATACATACTCCGTTCAGTTATTGTTCATGAAGGCGCATTTCATCAGTGTGGACATTATATAACGTATCGTAAATGGCACACACCTGTATTGCATGTGCAACAAAAGTCGTGTTGGTTAGTTAATATTTTGTCAAGTTTGTACGAATatgtttcaaactattttaaagGAATATCAAACACACCTGATGCCCATAATTCGCCATGGATACTGACTTCCGATGCTCATGTGATACGTGTACCGTTCAAACACGTGGAATCAAGTCCTGCTTATTTGTTATTTTACGAACGTTTACGTGGATATGATGATCAGCAATTCGGAATAAAATCAGCGATTATTGCAAACGGCACCAACCATCGTACACAGCATAGCACTCCTGCGCTATCACCAATTGAAGATACTGATACGAGTCACTCGGAGATATACAGCGAAGATGAGAGCGACTCAGATGCTTCGATTGACGAACAGTGTGTTTTTAGAAACTCGTCAATAGCAGACATCATTAGATCTTATGCATTATATACGTCAGCATCTCAGATGTATGATAAATCATGTGATGTGTTCTACTTCCATagtattttcttttctacttatTTTACGGTTAAGTGGCGTAGTTTTTGA
- a CDS encoding hypothetical protein (EggNog:ENOG410VIAH~COG:C), which yields MSAVAAQSDGVAKLQQARTAALAKIEEARNRRAKRLKEAKGEANLEVDAFKAQQEAHYNSLELQVNSQYGPYEEVCRQMTDEQLKSMQRSFQSNKNAALQLLLSKVLDVKPVVHVNFGFKSPGS from the exons ATGTCGGCTGTTGCAGCTCAAAGCGATGGAGTAGCCAAATTGCAACAGGCTCGCACAGCAGCTCTAGCAAAAATAGAGGAGGCCCGCAATC GGAGGGCAAAGCGACTCAAGGAAGCTAAAGGTGAAGCAAATCTGGAAGTCGATGCTTTCAAAGCACAACAGGAAGCTCATTATAATTCACTTGAGCTTCAA GTTAACTCTCAATATGGTCCTTATGAGGAGGTGTGTCGTCAAATGACAGACGAACAGTTAAAGTCAATGCAACGTTCGTTCCAGTCAAACAAAAATGCAGCTTTGCAGTTATTATTGTCTAAAGTCCTAGATGTAAAGCCTGTCGTCCATGTCAACTTTGGTTTTAAGAGTCCGGGGTCGTA A
- the USP30_1 gene encoding Ubiquitin carboxyl-terminal hydrolase 30 (EggNog:ENOG410XQQ0~COG:O~MEROPS:MER0014776), which yields MSLLRYISIVMHCLICLNIVFLIGFYYKFLQTSHIYNNTKYFKPRTTLYQFSRFSVYIYIYISSEFSFILCFHYLSGSPSIVKTNVKGLQQSYVKTSTEVIDLIECLDAQLATVEPIPDMKCPRCQKSSTSKSCSLNYCQREQWITHTPKYLVLYIQRSDWLNIASLSTESNNIRQFGGNHFSTTRIATKRSEHVHIPESLNMAPYLLPCRILKTEALSQPVNPYHDKPSGGLLSNTSELLGRDRPKPYILRSVIVHEGAFHQCGHYITYRKWHTPVLHVQQKSCWLVNILSSLYEYVSNYFKGISNTPDAHNSPWILTSDAHVIRVPFKHVESSPAYLLFYERLRGYDDQQFGIKSAIIANGTNHRTQHSTPALSPIEDTDTSHSEIYSEDESDSDASIDEQCVFRNSSIADIIRSYALYTSASQMYDKSCDVFYFHSIFFSTYFTVKWRSF from the exons ATGAGTTTACTCCGATATATCTCGATAGTGATGCATTGCCTCATCTGTCTCAATATAGTCTTTCTAATTGGTTTTTATTACAAGTTTCTACAAACTTcccatatatataataatactaAGTACTTTAAACCGCGTACTACGTTATACCAATTTTCCAGattttctgtatatatatatatatatatatcatccgagtttagttttattctttgttttcattatttatcagGGAGTCCCAGCATTGTAAAGACAAATGTGAAAGGATTACAACAGTCATATGTCAAAACGTCTACAGAAGTGATAGATCTTATTGAATGTCTTGATGCTCAGTTGGCAACTGTCGAACCTATACCTGATATGAAGTGCCCTAGATGTCAGAAATCTTCGACATCAAAATCCTGTTCATTAAATTATTGTCAACGCGAACAATGGATAACACACACTCCTAAATACCTAGTTTTGTATATACAAAGAAGTGATTGGTTAAACATAGCTAGCTTATCCACTGAATCGAATAATATTCGTCAGTTTGGTGGAAATCATTTTTCAACTACCAGGATTGCTACAAAGCGTTCTGAACATGTACATATTCCGGAGTCTTTAAATATGGCGCCTTATTTGTTACCGTGTAGGATTTTAAAGACTGAGGCTTTATCTCAGCCTGTAAATCCATATCATGACAAACCCTCTGGAGGTTTACTTTCCAATACTTCAGAATTATTAGGAAGGGA TCGTCCAAAACCATACATACTCCGTTCAGTTATTGTTCATGAAGGCGCATTTCATCAGTGTGGACATTATATAACGTATCGTAAATGGCACACACCTGTATTGCATGTGCAACAAAAGTCGTGTTGGTTAGTTAATATTTTGTCAAGTTTGTACGAATatgtttcaaactattttaaagGAATATCAAACACACCTGATGCCCATAATTCGCCATGGATACTGACTTCCGATGCTCATGTGATACGTGTACCGTTCAAACACGTGGAATCAAGTCCTGCTTATTTGTTATTTTACGAACGTTTACGTGGATATGATGATCAGCAATTCGGAATAAAATCAGCGATTATTGCAAACGGCACCAACCATCGTACACAGCATAGCACTCCTGCGCTATCACCAATTGAAGATACTGATACGAGTCACTCGGAGATATACAGCGAAGATGAGAGCGACTCAGATGCTTCGATTGACGAACAGTGTGTTTTTAGAAACTCGTCAATAGCAGACATCATTAGATCTTATGCATTATATACGTCAGCATCTCAGATGTATGATAAATCATGTGATGTGTTCTACTTCCATagtattttcttttctacttatTTTACGGTTAAGTGGCGTAGTTTTTGA